In one Myotis daubentonii chromosome 1, mMyoDau2.1, whole genome shotgun sequence genomic region, the following are encoded:
- the C1H4orf54 gene encoding uncharacterized protein C4orf54 homolog: MANLWFELNPTFWKLTLFEKDFPTIFFPTLAFIEIEKRKEATQVFRRKRTRLHQKQHILSFPFWEPGGRPTDAAPSMADGARSPGGRRCQANNWTGQLSSRKVATVSARAAAPQPQTSSAPPARSLPTSLSLAWAPPQGLKSWEVVATGAVVSTALGPVQARRTLLRATLRPLQGQGGTQDNPSAHHCLFLSLIPGRGLRMEAAAPEPNPQARPREVGDGVSGAQDSQELKQQLQPWPEPPASSQQEGKYVEMCAAGAQRERPPAMELSPECSAGDPRASRSPEEGALEEPSSPEGKTPTSQRNPASVELTRSQLSGTDGSSDFSSSSATSSPVDKAEGGLFKDEASTSTGALATSSSSLGFESDSGESAGRCQPRGEAGEGKAGGGAGGRGAAGAEAGTECRDIIAKSQGSRGPPKPEEAHYITTHEIQLSEVEQDMDFDVGLASHWDFEDNNVIYSFVDYASFGGSDETPGDITTPTEEEDNSCYLSTTPSTSAPRTPSPFSSDPPRPGAGSSGRDTSSTEVGSGPADGGPTPPPTGPGTAPGPEPLPEPPEAVAGAAAAASSCGSAASQILLSIKPTSRAINEPSNVRAKQNRLHAAKHEGDMSLRGPTAAEHRSSPPKQDPAAAVAQDHAKKFIAVPARLQTRCGAVRAKELVDYASGASSAVSELDDADKEVGNLTSRAFRSLAYPYFEALNISSRESSTLSEVGFGRWSTFLDLKCGGVGARVEQSLLRSSAASVAAGLRKGGAARPAADQLCIHARKSQTKALEFVVSKVEGEIKHVETPLCFQKQLQTGSRVVTLLEPLNLRSDSKASSGAGPCRAPQGPGKGPGSVYTDDGSEAPESSRPAPRAEGPQKKSKFASSLLKNVISKKMQREHEFKMERGEVTDTSHRHRSSAAREPEGAPGGERPRDRGLQRQSSRHSEASSEYTVLSVSDAGGEGPVAGSKSPIFKASAPRESHAGSVRSAAEGRAEEVCEIKQSASETVKGIFLRSQNSAFRSWKEREAEKREDKAPVGKLKLPKGGDWRADLGEVSASKSTIMSRLFVPNIQQTPKEKQPGKQATKYPAAQATSTAVVGPKAPEIKIRLGSVQQPGSDFSIAKLLTPQLAGGSSSGPLKAAEDNARGPQKLFRGDSLEKVPQFQVRDVRDKSKAQGPLHQVRDVRKLIKGSGDSSDKGSVTPEQGLSGPKPRLLAAAAGGSRSLSPLVITCQAVVNQREDGTDRELGESLGRGGSGGLNPSSPEGTVLVHRASGRLPVATIAPNKPEQGSYLPVLKIISKASAQKTPEKAKEEEAKEEGGKGPKPSRNALEKLTAAVRSMEELYSFDRHEWKRKSDPLPTMTDSHVLSLIASEERGGAGGAEGDPDKLAKRLGEVGEQGTGHKDGVVLRAAPLQRLQRRNSNPSSESVSARAAAFENLARERPRSLYIPPAHKDGERTQPLQPLPPLPSNRNVFTVSASSIQKTGGVAGKFPQGLSPESPCATKGSKSQGLRSLKISPATRAPLDEAPNRKHGSTLVKSNSDCENYLTIPLKGSSAAGPGARREVPPASSAATLCSLPPLSARSQVPNCPKGSQVSGTSRPAWPTKPDNPRQSVAAPSGPQSPGHPPTAIYHQQPLPFPLQGAQPQVLCFSPPGMPAPASAGPAPVPTDAFQQPQPQQTQRKMLLDVTTGQYYLVDTPVQPMTRRLFDPETGQYVDVPMTSQQQAVAPMSLPVPPLALSPGAYGPTYMIYPGFLPTVLPTSALQPTPVAHTPGGSELSQMAAESPSKEPAAKFTEAPYFTASGQSPTSASSSAPAATSQLVGAKGFAQLHGKPVISITSQPLGPRIIAPPSFDGTTMSFVVEHR; this comes from the exons ATGGCA aatttgtGGTTTGAATTAAACCCTACTTTTTGGAAATtgactttatttgaaaaagaTTTCCCTACAATTTTTTTTCCTACCCTGGCATTCATTGAgatagaaaagaggaaagaagccaCACAGGTATTTCGGAG GAAAAGGACGAGGCTTCACCAGAAACAGCACatactttccttccctttctgggAGCCCGGGGGTCGGCCTACAGATGCTGCTCCTTCCATGGCCGATGGCGCCCGGTCTCCTGGCGGCCGGCGGTGCCAAGCGAACAACTGGACAGGACAGCTCAGCTCCAGGAAGGTGGCCACAGTCTCGGCCAGAGCAGCAGCCCCCCAGCCACAGACCTCCTCTGCCCCCCCAGCCAGGagccttcccacctccctcagccttgcctgggCCCCGCCACAGGGGCTGAAGAGCTGGGAGGTGGTGGCCACAGGGGCggtggtgtctacagccttggggCCAGTCCAGGCACGCAGGACCCTGCTCCGGGCAACTCTGCGGCccctccagggccagggagggacccaggaCAACCCCAGCGCTCACCACTGTCTCTTCCTGTCCCTGATACCGGGGCGAGGGCTCAGAATGGAAGCCGCTGCTCCTGAGCCGAATccgcaggccagaccgagggaggTGGGGGACGGGGTGAGCGGAGCTCAAGATAGCCAGGAGCTGAAGCAGCAGCTGCAGCCGTGGCCTGAGccaccagcctcctcccagcAAGAAGGGAAATATGTGGAGATGTGCGCTGCCGGAGCCCAGAGGGAGAGGCCCCCGGCCATGGAACTGAGTCCGGAGTGCTCAGCTGGGGACCCCAGGGCCTCCAGGAGTCCCGAGGAGGGAGCCCTAGAGGAGCCCAGCAGTCCAGAGGGTAAGACTCCGACCTCCCAAAGGAACCCTGCTTCTGTGGAGCTCACCAGATCCCAGCTCTCCGGCACTGATGGCAGCAGcgacttctcctcctcctccgccacCTCCTCCCCGGTGGACAAAGCAGAAGGGGGCCTTTTCAAGGATGAAGCCAGCACGTCAACAGGGGCTCTGGCCACCTCGTCCTCCTCTTTAGGCTTTGAGAGCGACAGCGGTGAGAGTGCAGGGCGCTGCCAGCCCAGGGGCGAAGCcggggagggaaaggcaggaggaggggcaggaggacgAGGAGCAGCGGGGGCAGAAGCTGGGACAGAGTGCAGGGACATTATTGCCAAGTCCCAGGGAAGCAGGGGGCCCCCCAAACCCGAGGAGGCTCACTACATCACCACCCACGAGATCCAGCTGAGCGAGGTGGAGCAGGACATGGATTTCGACGTGGGGCTCGCCTCCCACTGGGATTTCGAGGACAACAACGTGATCTACTCATTCGTGGACTACGCTTCCTTCGGTGGCAGCGACGAGACCCCGGGGGACATCACCACCCCAACCGAAGAGGAGGACAACAGCTGCTACCTCAGCACCACTCCCAGCACCAGCGCCCCCCGGACGCCCAGCCCCTTCAGCAGTGACCCTCCCCGCCCGGGCGCAGGCAGCAGTGGTCGGGACACCAGCAGCACGGAAGTGGGCAGCGGCCCTGCTGACGGCGGCCCCACGCCCCCACCCAcggggcctggcactgcccccggGCCCGAGCCCTTGCCGGAGCCCCCGGAGGCAGTGGCAGGGGCAGCCGCCGCAGCCAGCAGCTGTGGGAGTGCAGCAAGCCAGATCCTCCTATCAATCAAGCCGACTTCCCGGGCTATAAATGAGCCTAGCAACGTGCGTGCAAAGCAAAACAGGCTTCACGCTGCCAAGCATGAAGGCGACATGAGCCTCCGCGGCCCCACAGCTGCTGAACACCGCTCCAGTCCCCCGAAGCAGGACCCGGCTGCAGCCGTGGCTCAGGACCATGCAAAGAAATTCATCGCTGTCCCTGCTCGCCTGCAAACCCGCTGCGGGGCGGTGCGGGCCAAGGAGCTGGTGGACTATGCCAGCGGGGCCTCCAGCGCCGTGAGCGAGCTGGACGATGCGGACAAAGAGGTGGGTAACCTGACCTCCCGCGCCTTCCGGAGCCTGGCGTACCCCTACTTCGAGGCTCTGAACATCAGCTCCCGGGAGTCCTCCACGCTCTCGGAGGTCGGCTTCGGGCGTTGGTCCACCTTCCTGGACCTCAAATGCGGGGGCGTGGGAGCCCGGGTGGAGCAGAGCCTGCTGCGGAGCAGCGCGGCCTCCGTGGCCGCCGGGCTGCGCAAGGGCGGCGCGGCCAGGCCAGCTGCCGACCAGCTCTGCATCCACGCCAGGAAGTCCCAGACCAAGGCCCTGGAGTTCGTGGTCAGCAAAGTCGAGGGCGAGATCAAACATGTGGAGACGCCTCTGTGTTTCCAGAAGCAGCTGCAGACGGGCTCCCGCGTGGTCACGCTGCTGGAGCCTCTGAATCTGCGCAGCGACAGCAAAGCCAGCTCCGGCGCCGGGCCCTGCAGGGCCCCCCAAGGCCCCGGTAAGGGTCCCGGCTCGGTGTACACGGACGACGGCTCGGAGGCCCCCGAGAGCAGCAGGCCTGCGCCCCGCGCCGAGGGCCCGCAGAAGAAGTCCAAGTTCGCTTCCAGTCTGCTCAAGAATGTCATCTCCAAGAAGATGCAGCGGGAGCACGAGTTCAAGATGGAGAGGGGCGAGGTCACGGACACCTCCCACCGGCACCGCTCCAGCGCGGCCAGGGAGCCGGAGGGCGCCCCCGGCGGCGAGCGGCCGCGGGACAGGGGCCTGCAGAGGCAGAGCTCCCGCCACTCGGAGGCCAGCTCCGAGTACACGGTGCTCAGCGTGTCGGAtgcgggtggggaggggcccgTGGCGGGGTCCAAGTcccccatcttcaaagccagcgcCCCTCGGGAGAGCCATGCAGGCTCCGTCCGCAGCGCAGCCGAGGGACGCGCAGAGGAGGTGTGCGAGATCAAGCAGAGCGCCTCCGAGACGGTCAAGGGCATCTTCCTCCGCAGCCAGAACAGTGCGTTCCGGTCCTGGAAGGAGCGAGAGGCCGAGAAGCGGGAGGACAAAGCCCCCGTGGGGAAGCTGAAGCTCCCCAAAGGGGGCGACTGGAGGGCTGATCTCGGGGAGGTCTCGGCCAGCAAGTCCACCATCATGTCCCGTCTCTTTGTCCCCAACATCCAGCAGACACCCAAGGAGAAGCAGCCGGGGAAACAGGCCACCAAGTACCCTGCGGCCCAGGCCACCTCCACGGCCGTGGTCGGGCCCAAGGCCCCGGAAATCAAGATCCGGTTGGGCAGCGTGCAGCAGCCGGGCTCGGACTTCAGCATCGCCAAGCTGCTCACGCCCCAGCTGGCCGGAGGCAGCTCCTCCGGCCCCCTCAAGGCAGCTGAGGACAACGCCCGGGGCCCACAGAAACTCTTCCGGGGGGACAGCCTGGAAAAGGTGCCCCAGTTCCAGGTGAGGGACGTCAGGGACAAGTCCAAGGCCCAGGGCCCCCTCCACCAGGTGAGGGACGTCAGGAAGCTCATCAAGGGGTCCGGAGACAGCAGCGACAAGGGCAGCGTGACCCCCGAGCAGGGGCTGAGCGGGCCCaagcccaggctgctggctgctgccGCTGGCGGATCCAGGTCCCTGTCCCCCTTGGTGATCACGTGCCAGGCCGTGGTGAACCAGAGGGAGGACGGCACGGACCGGGAGCTGGGGGAGAGcctgggcagagggggcagtggcGGCCTGAACCCCTCCTCGCCAGAAGGGACGGTCTTGGTTCACCGGGCATCTGGGAGGCTGCCCGTGGCCACCATCGCCCCCAATAAGCCCGAGCAGGGCTCCTACCTGCCTGTGCTCAAGATCATCTCCAAGGCCTCTGCTCAGAAGACCCCAGAGAAGGCCAAGGAGGAGGAGGccaaggaggagggggggaaaggcCCCAAGCCATCGCGGAACGCCCTGGAGAAGCTGACGGCCGCGGTGCGGTCCATGGAGGAGCTCTACAGCTTCGACAGGCACGAGTGGAAGCGCAAAAGCGACCCGTTGCCCACGATGACCGACAGCCACGTCCTGTCGCTCATCGCTAgcgaggagaggggaggggccggCGGGGCCGAGGGGGACCCCGACAAGCTGGCCAAACGGCTGGGTGAGGTGGGAGAGCAGGGCACGGGCCACAAGGACGGAGTGGTCCTGCGAGCGGCCCCCTTGCAGCGCCTGCAGCGGAGAAACTCCAACCCGAGTTCTGAGAGCGTGTCTGCCCGCGCGGCTGCCTTCGAGAACCTGGCCAGGGAGCGGCCCCGATCCCTCTATATTCCCCCAGCCCACAAAGATGGGGAGAGAAcccagcccctgcagcccctccccccactccccagcaacAGGAACGTGTTCACGGTGAGTGCCAGCAGCATCCAGAAAACTGGGGGTGTCGCTGGCAAGTTCCCCCAAGGGCTTTCTCCAGAGAGTCCTTGCGCAACAAAGGGCAGCAAGTCTCAGGGACTCCGGTCCCTCAAGATCTCTCCGGCCACCCGGGCACCGCTTGATGAGGCGCCCAACAGGAAACATGGCAGCACCTTGGTAAAGAGCAATAGTGACTGTGAAAATTACCTGACCATCCCCCTTAAAGGAAGctctgcagctgggcctggggcGAGGAGGGAGgtgcccccagcctcctctgcagCCACTCTCTGCAGCTTGCCCCCCCTGAGTGCTCGCAGTCAGGTCCCCAATTGCCCCAAAGGTTCCCAGGTCAGTGGAACCAGCCGGCCAGCATGGCCTACCAAACCTGACAACCCACGGCAGTCCGTCGCTGCCCCCTCAGGGCCCCAGAGCCCCGGGCATCCCCCCACTGCTATCTACCACCAGCAGCCACTGCCCTTCCCCCTGCAGGGGGCCCAGCCACAGGTCCTTTGCTTCTCCCCACCTGGCATGCCTGCCCCGGCATCTGCAGGCCCAGCTCCGGTGCCCACAGATGCCTTCCAGCAGCCACAGCCTCAGCAGACCCAGCGAAAGATGCTCCTGGATGTGACGACTGGCCAGTACTACCTGGTGGACACACCGGTACAGCCCATGACCCGGAGACTGTTTGATCCCGAGACAGGGCAGTATGTGGATGTGCCCATGACCTCCCAGCAGCAAGCAGTGGCTCCCATGTCTCTCCCTGTGCCTCCCTTGGCCCTGAGTCCTGGGGCCTATGGACCCACCTACATGATCTACCCTGGGTTTCTGCCCACAGTGTTGCCTACCAGCGCCTTGCAGCCCACACCAGTTGCTCATACTCCAGGGGGGAGTGAGCTCTCCCAGATGGCTGCAGAGAGCCCCAGCAAAGAGCCAGCTGCCAAGTTCACCGAGGCCCCGTACTTCACGGCCTCTGGTCAGTCTCCCACCTCCGCTTCTTCCTCGGCCCCAGCAGCCACATCCCAGCTGGTGGGGGCCAAGGGCTTCGCCCAGCTGCACGGCAAACCTGTCATCAGCATCACTTCCCAGCCCCTGGGGCCGAGGATCATCGCGCCCCCCTCCTTCGACGGCACCACCATGAGCTTTGTGGTGGAGCACAGATGA